The sequence below is a genomic window from Chloroflexota bacterium.
CCGCTGCCTAGAATGTTCTTACCCAGGAACCCTTTGGCATAAGCATCGTCAATGGCTTTTATCCAGCGCTTCACGCCGAGGAAGAACTCGCCACGGATGTAGACGAACGCGCGATGGGCACCGACTGCATAACTGGCGATAATCACTCCTTCGATCACCTGATGCGGGTCCTTCTCCACTAGCTCGCGATCCTTAAATGTACCAGGTTCTCCCTCATCCGTATTGACACAGACATACTTTTCTATCTGTGGGTCCTTGGGGATAAAAGCCCACTTGCGACCGGCCGGGAAACCAGCACCACCACGTCCGCGCAGCCCTGAAGCAGTAACGATATCAATGACTTGCTGCGGTGTGTACTCGCGAAGCACCTTCCTCAGAGCCTCATAACCGCCGCTCGCCAGATAAGTGTCAATGCTCTCCGAGCGGGGCAAACCAAAATTGCGTGTCAAGACTCGCTCAAACATGGTACCCCCTTAATGTTTCCAATAGTTCGTCCACTTTCTCTGTGGTCATGTTTTCATATAGTGCGTCGTTTACACGTATGGCCGGAGACGTGCCACAGGAAGCTAGGCATTGTACCGTCTGTAACGTGAACAGACCATCCGGGGTCGTTTCCCCCACTTCGATGCCGAGCTTCTTGCGCAGGTAATCCACCAGGCGGTCTGCGCCACCGACTAGATGGCAGGATAACCCCTCGCAAACCTGCAATACATAGCGACCTGTAGGCTGGACCCGATAGAGGCTGTAGAAACTAGCCATGGAATACACATCTGCTACGGGCAATCCTAACCGTGTGGCCACGCGTTCCACCGCCTCCTTGGTCAGGTAGCCATACTGCTCCTGAGCAATGTAAAGTGCAGTCAATAACATGGAGCGTTTGGCTGGATCAGCGATTTTGGCTTCTAGTTGCATTTTCCCTCCTTTGTAGTCTCGCCGCTCTTGCGGCGTTGGATTAGCTTGGCGACTTGCTGCAGCAAGTCAGCTGGATCAACAGGTTTAGTCATAAAAGTATCCACTGCCAGGTACTCATCCGTCGGGAAGACTCCTGCTTCTTCCCTACTGACAATGGCCGAAATCATAATCACGGGGATGTCGCGGAGTTCAGGATCATCACGCATTTGGCGCGTGAGGTTCAAACCATCTAGGACATAGGACATCATCACATCCAATAGGGCGACATCTGGTTTTTGCTGGCGCATCATTTTCAGGGCCTGCTCAGCGGTTGCTGCAGTTTGCACTTCATACCCTTGGGATTCCAACACAATGCGGGTATACTCCACGAAATCCGGATCGTCATCTACAACCAGCACCTTACCAGCAGGGGACATTGCACTGGCTCCTTGGCTATTTTTTGACAAATCGAGCAACTTTATTCAGCAAATCATTAGGTTGTACTGGCTTCGAGATCCAGGCATCGATCGGGATGTACTCGTCTGTGGGAAATAATCCTGCATGTGGGCTTTCCGTGATAGAAGAAACCATGACGATGGGCACATGCTTCAGCACCGGGTCTTCGCTCATGACATGGCTCAGATTGAGGCCATCCAACACCGTAGCCATCATCACATCAAGAAGCACCAGGTCTGGCAATTCCTTTTGCATCACCTGCAGGGCCTGGTCACCGCTGGCCGCAGACACCACTTCGTACCCGTTGGATTCCAGGATCGTTCTCGTAATCTCCACAAAATCCGGGTCATCGTCAACTACTAGAATTTTGGCCATGTGTAACCTCCTCCGTGTTTTAGTCAAAAATTGTGTTTTGCCGCTAGGACAACAATCGCTGTACTTCAGACAGCAATTGCTCAGGGCTAACTGGTTTAGAAAGAAAGCTCTCCACAGGGACGTACTCATCGGTAGGGAACATAGCTGCATAGTCAGAGCTGGTGATAGAAGAAACCATCAATATGGGTGTTTTCTCAAGACCTTGTACCGTCCTCATACGCATGCTGGCGTTAAGGCCATCGAGAATGCCACTCATCATAACATCTAGGATAACCAGATCTGGCTGCTCCTGACGCATTGCTTGCAGACCCTGCTCGCCGTTAGCCGCAGCAATAACTCGATAGCCTGCCTTTTCCAGCACCATGCGTGTGAATTCGACGAAATCCGGATCATCGTCCACAACCAGAATGATGGGAGGTCCCTCCCTAGGCAGGATCCAATCACAGCTCTGTTTGATATTTTTCAATACATGGGAGATTATTGTGGATTGAATCCCGGGTATGCTTATCAAGCGGTTGGTGAGAAAGTGGAGCAGGTCATCATTAGAAGGGAAAGCCGCTTCGACAATCAAATCGTATTCGCCCGTTGTGTAGCGAACAGCCCGAACCTCTCTCATCTCTGCCAATTGTTCCCCGATGCGCAAAGCTCGTGTTGGGTCCACCTTGAGCAGGATCACCGTTTCCACTTCCAGACCGAGCCTATTTACACTAGGAACGGCTGCAATACGCATCACTCCCTCACTGAGCAAGCGTTCAATACGCTTGCGCACCGTAGCCTCCGCCACGCCTAGAGCGCGTGCAATCTCTACATTAGATGCACGGCCATCCAATTGCAAAAAGGCAATAATGCGGCGATCAAGTTCGTCAATTTCGTAGCCCAAAACCATACTCCATTACGATTTTCGCTTATTATTATAGCATATTTTGCGAATTTCGTCAAATCGAGTGTTGTACGCGTCAATTTTCGTCTAGTTGCAGTGATGTTAGTCGTTGTGGCTTTTGTGGAGTAAGCAACTCTATCATGCCCGCTTGCTCTTGTATTATGCGGTATTCCTGTGCTATAATGTAGATAAATTGTCCTCGCGGATAAGGAGGCAAGCACAGATGAAGATAACGAAAGGAACGGATTATGGTATACGGGGTATCATCTATTTGGCTACGCAGCCGAGCGGGAAAGTGAGTTTGCTCCATGAAATTGCTAAGGACGAGGACGTACCGGAGACTTATCTGGCCAAGATCTTCCAGGATCTGACTAAAGCTGGCCTCGTCCGCTCGCATCGTGGAGCCAAGGGTGGCTTTTGCCTGGCCAAACCTGCCTCGGAGATCACCCTGCGCAATGTCATTGAGGCTTTGCAGGGACCTATCTCCCTGAACAGATGCCTAGATATCCGCGAAGGATGTCCAAACGTGGAAGGCTGTGCCGTCTATCATGTGCTGCGTAAAGCGCAGGAGCAACTACTGGCAACGCTTGACGCCGCTACTCTGGAGGTATTGGCTCAAGAAACCATTGCAATACAGCAGGCTAGAAGCAGTGCAGCAACCTGAGGTACGCGCCATTGTCCTCACACTGTGCTATGCTTTTTCGCGACGCACCTCTAACACATCACGCAGGCTTTCCAGCCTGCTCAATACATTGCGTAACTGCTGAATGTTATTGATCAGCAGGGTAGCTTGAATGGTAGCCGTATTGTCCGCGTGCGTGGACACATTGGCTGCGCTCATGTTGATGCCCTCATCGGCTACTATCGAGGCTACGTCTCGTAACAGCCCTGCCCGATCAAAGGCCTCGATTCGGATATCTACTGGATACGCCTCGCGCATCATGCCCCACTCTACTCCAATCAAGCGCTCTGTATCCTTGATGTTCTTGATATTGGGGCAATCGCGGCGATGAACCGTAATCCCTGTACCTCTAGTGATGTAGCCAATGATCGGATCCCCCGGGACTGGGTTGCAGCAACGTGCTAGCCTTGTGAGCAAGTCGCCCACCCCCTTTACCTGGATGCCCACCACAGATGGTGGGGGAAGGATGGGCTCGGGAAAGAGCTGGGGTTGCACGACAGCATCCGCCAGTTTTGCCGCAATTTGCTGGGGAGCGATATCCCCGTAGCCAATGGCCGCCAGGAAATTGTCTACATTATCGTACTTAAAGACTTTAGCAATCTCCTCGAATGGCCGCTGATCCAAACCCAGGCGCTGTAATTCCTTCTCCAATATTTCGCGTCCTTGCGCAATGTTCTCAGCGCGTTCCTGTTGCTTGAACCATTGCCTGACCTTCTCCCGCGCGCGGGCGGTCTTGAGATATCCTAACTGGGGATTCAACCAATCGCGGGTCGGACCGCCCTTTTTCGCGGTCAAAATCTCTACCTGGTCCCCTGTGTGTAACTGATAATCCAGAGGCGCCAGGCGGCCATTCACTCTTGCTCCGCGACAGCGATGGCCTATTTCGGTGTGGATGTAATAGGCAAAATCAACCGGTGTAGCTCCTTTGGGTAAATCTACAATATCTCC
It includes:
- a CDS encoding response regulator, with product MSPAGKVLVVDDDPDFVEYTRIVLESQGYEVQTAATAEQALKMMRQQKPDVALLDVMMSYVLDGLNLTRQMRDDPELRDIPVIMISAIVSREEAGVFPTDEYLAVDTFMTKPVDPADLLQQVAKLIQRRKSGETTKEGKCN
- the nuoE gene encoding NADH-quinone oxidoreductase subunit NuoE, which produces MQLEAKIADPAKRSMLLTALYIAQEQYGYLTKEAVERVATRLGLPVADVYSMASFYSLYRVQPTGRYVLQVCEGLSCHLVGGADRLVDYLRKKLGIEVGETTPDGLFTLQTVQCLASCGTSPAIRVNDALYENMTTEKVDELLETLRGYHV
- a CDS encoding response regulator — protein: MGYEIDELDRRIIAFLQLDGRASNVEIARALGVAEATVRKRIERLLSEGVMRIAAVPSVNRLGLEVETVILLKVDPTRALRIGEQLAEMREVRAVRYTTGEYDLIVEAAFPSNDDLLHFLTNRLISIPGIQSTIISHVLKNIKQSCDWILPREGPPIILVVDDDPDFVEFTRMVLEKAGYRVIAAANGEQGLQAMRQEQPDLVILDVMMSGILDGLNASMRMRTVQGLEKTPILMVSSITSSDYAAMFPTDEYVPVESFLSKPVSPEQLLSEVQRLLS
- a CDS encoding response regulator codes for the protein MAKILVVDDDPDFVEITRTILESNGYEVVSAASGDQALQVMQKELPDLVLLDVMMATVLDGLNLSHVMSEDPVLKHVPIVMVSSITESPHAGLFPTDEYIPIDAWISKPVQPNDLLNKVARFVKK
- a CDS encoding Rrf2 family transcriptional regulator, with product MKITKGTDYGIRGIIYLATQPSGKVSLLHEIAKDEDVPETYLAKIFQDLTKAGLVRSHRGAKGGFCLAKPASEITLRNVIEALQGPISLNRCLDIREGCPNVEGCAVYHVLRKAQEQLLATLDAATLEVLAQETIAIQQARSSAAT